From Streptomyces asiaticus, one genomic window encodes:
- a CDS encoding DUF2797 domain-containing protein, which yields MPQGQSQDPRPARWQCAGARWARGGPALVWRHPAQGERLSPLTPDRPLSFTTGPRRACVGVRRGARHTPCPAGAEVPASAVSAQCPDCARLDRSYSVAADTRTDDPRPYDVYLAWFGPELVKVGITAAEREGARLLEQAALSYCLLGRGPLMAARRAEAVLGAALGVPDRFPYAAKRTAREAPPPPERRAADLAALHQRARGLGGLPESLALAPFEPVHHDVAFHLDRVRPAPGLVQLVPEATVAGRIDAVAGPDIHLTSTDGRALLLGTRQLAGWALSAAAADAPTTAPVARREREAEAPEGLF from the coding sequence ATGCCCCAGGGCCAGAGCCAGGACCCGCGGCCCGCACGGTGGCAGTGCGCCGGGGCGCGCTGGGCCCGCGGCGGGCCCGCGCTGGTCTGGCGCCATCCGGCCCAGGGGGAACGGCTCTCCCCGCTGACTCCGGACCGCCCGCTCTCGTTCACCACCGGCCCCAGGCGCGCCTGCGTCGGCGTCCGCAGGGGCGCCCGGCACACTCCGTGCCCGGCCGGGGCCGAGGTCCCGGCCTCCGCCGTATCGGCGCAGTGCCCGGACTGCGCCCGGCTGGACCGCTCGTACTCGGTGGCCGCCGACACCCGTACGGACGATCCGCGCCCTTACGACGTCTATCTCGCCTGGTTCGGTCCGGAGCTGGTCAAGGTCGGGATCACCGCGGCCGAGCGGGAGGGGGCACGGCTGCTGGAGCAGGCCGCCCTCTCGTACTGCCTGCTGGGCCGTGGTCCGCTGATGGCCGCGCGCCGCGCCGAGGCCGTGCTGGGCGCAGCGCTCGGCGTCCCGGACCGCTTTCCCTACGCCGCCAAGCGCACCGCCCGCGAGGCCCCGCCGCCGCCTGAGCGGCGGGCCGCCGACCTCGCCGCGCTCCACCAGCGGGCGCGCGGCCTGGGCGGTCTGCCGGAGTCGCTGGCCCTGGCCCCGTTCGAGCCGGTCCACCATGACGTGGCGTTCCATCTGGACCGGGTGCGGCCGGCGCCGGGGCTGGTCCAGCTCGTCCCCGAGGCCACCGTGGCCGGTCGTATCGACGCCGTGGCGGGCCCGGACATCCATCTGACCTCGACGGACGGCCGGGCCCTGCTGCTGGGCACCCGGCAGCTGGCGGGCTGGGCACTGTCGGCGGCCGCGGCGGACGCCCCGACGACGGCGCCGGTGGCACGGCGGGAGCGGGAAGCGGAGGCCCCGGAAGGGCTGTTCTGA
- a CDS encoding DUF6332 family protein: MTGPRTQEERDALTIEIVFALVTAGLLAAVLYVAVASPALFGDLDRAHEHAWHVAAFAVATTGFTARLVRALWLFSRQRR, translated from the coding sequence ATGACCGGACCCCGTACCCAGGAAGAACGCGACGCGCTCACCATCGAGATAGTGTTCGCCCTGGTCACGGCCGGTCTGCTGGCGGCCGTGCTCTACGTCGCGGTCGCGAGCCCCGCCCTCTTCGGCGACCTGGACCGGGCCCATGAGCATGCCTGGCACGTCGCCGCCTTCGCGGTGGCCACCACCGGATTCACCGCCCGCCTGGTGCGGGCGCTGTGGCTCTTCTCCCGGCAGCGGCGCTGA
- a CDS encoding DUF4442 domain-containing protein produces MSRRSMSPRGLRRAMNWWPPYLFAGVRVVHLAEDWSSARVRLRLRRFNSNYVGTHFGGSLFSMSDPFWMLLVMRRLGRDYIVWDKAGEIDFVSPGRGDVFADFKLTEERLEEIREATADGGKALPWFENEVVAADGTVVARVRKQLYVRRKHHDGQRGPGPGRTDPATATGHQAKG; encoded by the coding sequence ATGTCACGTCGATCGATGTCGCCGCGCGGACTGCGCCGCGCGATGAACTGGTGGCCGCCCTATCTCTTCGCCGGAGTGCGGGTGGTCCACCTGGCGGAGGACTGGAGCAGCGCCCGCGTCAGGCTGCGGCTGCGCCGCTTCAACTCCAACTACGTGGGGACCCATTTCGGCGGTTCGCTGTTCTCGATGAGCGACCCGTTCTGGATGCTGCTGGTGATGCGACGGCTCGGCCGGGACTACATCGTCTGGGACAAGGCGGGCGAGATCGACTTCGTCTCGCCCGGCCGCGGCGATGTGTTCGCCGACTTCAAGCTCACCGAGGAGCGGCTCGAGGAGATCCGCGAGGCCACGGCGGACGGCGGCAAGGCGCTGCCGTGGTTCGAGAACGAGGTGGTCGCCGCGGACGGTACGGTCGTGGCACGCGTACGGAAGCAGCTGTACGTGCGCCGGAAGCACCATGACGGGCAGCGCGGGCCGGGGCCGGGGAGGACCGACCCGGCGACGGCCACCGGACACCAGGCGAAGGGCTGA
- a CDS encoding maleylpyruvate isomerase family mycothiol-dependent enzyme: protein METAELIEIVDREGRLLADAAAEAGVDAPVPTCPDWRVRDLLSHIGQVHGWAARFVAEGLTEPVRPTLEAAPADPELVSWYREVHARLVDALTHADPEVKCFTFLPAESPLAFWVRRQAHETAIHRIDAESARGGDFSPFTPEFAADGVDELLAGFHSLDRSRVRTDTPRTLRVRTTDQGAVWTMRLSQDAPRTERHGEGAADCELSGPAHDVYLALWNRLPISALTTEGDEKLAELWREHSGI from the coding sequence ATGGAGACTGCCGAGTTGATCGAAATCGTCGACCGCGAGGGCCGGTTGCTGGCCGACGCCGCGGCCGAAGCCGGGGTGGACGCCCCCGTTCCCACCTGCCCGGACTGGCGCGTCCGGGACCTGCTGTCGCACATCGGCCAGGTGCACGGCTGGGCCGCCCGGTTCGTCGCCGAGGGCCTGACCGAGCCGGTCCGGCCGACGCTCGAGGCGGCACCGGCCGACCCCGAGCTGGTGTCGTGGTACCGCGAGGTCCATGCCCGCCTTGTCGACGCCCTCACCCATGCCGACCCCGAGGTGAAGTGCTTCACCTTCCTGCCCGCGGAGTCCCCGCTGGCGTTCTGGGTCCGGCGCCAGGCCCATGAGACGGCCATCCACCGGATCGACGCGGAGTCGGCGCGCGGCGGAGACTTCTCGCCGTTCACCCCGGAGTTCGCGGCCGACGGGGTCGATGAGCTGCTGGCCGGTTTCCACAGCCTGGACCGGTCCCGCGTGCGTACGGACACCCCGCGCACGCTCCGGGTGCGGACCACGGACCAGGGCGCGGTCTGGACGATGCGGCTGTCCCAGGACGCTCCGCGCACCGAGCGCCATGGTGAGGGGGCGGCCGACTGCGAGCTCAGCGGCCCGGCCCACGACGTCTATCTCGCGCTCTGGAACCGACTGCCGATCAGCGCGCTGACCACGGAGGGGGACGAGAAGCTGGCCGAGCTGTGGCGGGAGCACTCGGGGATCTGA
- a CDS encoding MFS transporter produces the protein MPTPNKTRTATPGARRSASTDRALTRLRAAITAFFFLDGFVFAGWVARIPAIKDQTSASEGALGLALLGVSAGGTATMMATGRLCRRFGNHPTTVAAGALLAGSVALPPLTHSALALGLVLLVFGTGFGALNVAMNSAAVDLIAALCRPVMPGFHAAFSLGGMAGAGLGGLIADHLSPTRHLSLLAVFGLLLTAVAGRTLISLPVPTPRSGTGPAAESGPAAGLASPPGAPRPGRVRWLVAVFGLIALCTAYGEGAMADWAALHLHQDLDASAGLAAAGYAVFALMMAVGRLSGTALLERLGQTRTLIAGGATAAAGMLLGSLAPTVWLTLLGFAVTGLGLANLFPVAIARAGALTGAGGVAAASTLGYGGMLLGPPTIGFLADWYSLPVALTTVAALAAVAAVVAYGTRNAARTAGS, from the coding sequence GTGCCGACTCCAAACAAAACACGGACGGCCACTCCGGGCGCGCGCCGCTCCGCCTCCACGGATCGCGCCCTCACCCGACTCCGCGCCGCCATCACCGCGTTCTTCTTTCTCGACGGATTCGTGTTCGCCGGGTGGGTCGCCCGGATCCCCGCGATCAAGGACCAGACGAGCGCCTCGGAGGGCGCGCTGGGGCTGGCGCTGCTCGGCGTGTCGGCGGGCGGTACGGCCACGATGATGGCCACCGGGCGCCTGTGCCGCCGCTTCGGCAACCATCCGACGACGGTGGCCGCCGGTGCGCTGCTCGCGGGCTCGGTCGCGCTGCCGCCGCTGACCCACTCCGCGCTCGCCCTCGGCCTGGTGCTGCTGGTCTTCGGCACCGGGTTCGGCGCCCTCAACGTGGCCATGAACAGCGCGGCCGTCGACCTCATCGCCGCCCTGTGCCGCCCGGTCATGCCCGGCTTCCACGCCGCGTTCAGCCTGGGCGGGATGGCCGGGGCCGGGCTGGGCGGGCTGATCGCCGACCATCTCTCCCCCACCCGCCATCTGTCGCTGCTCGCGGTCTTCGGGCTGCTGCTCACGGCCGTCGCGGGCCGGACGCTGATCTCGCTGCCGGTGCCCACGCCGCGGAGCGGCACGGGGCCCGCGGCCGAGTCCGGGCCTGCCGCCGGCCTCGCATCGCCCCCCGGCGCACCGCGGCCGGGGCGGGTCCGGTGGCTCGTCGCCGTGTTCGGCCTGATCGCGCTGTGCACGGCGTACGGCGAGGGCGCGATGGCCGACTGGGCCGCGCTCCATCTGCACCAGGACCTCGACGCGTCCGCCGGGCTCGCCGCCGCGGGCTACGCCGTCTTCGCCCTGATGATGGCCGTCGGGCGGCTGAGCGGCACCGCGCTGCTCGAACGGCTCGGCCAGACCAGGACGTTGATCGCGGGCGGCGCCACGGCCGCGGCCGGAATGCTGCTGGGCTCGCTCGCGCCCACGGTCTGGCTCACCCTCCTCGGCTTCGCGGTCACCGGGCTGGGGCTGGCCAACCTCTTCCCGGTCGCCATCGCGCGGGCGGGCGCGCTGACGGGGGCGGGCGGGGTCGCCGCGGCCTCCACGCTCGGCTACGGCGGCATGCTGCTGGGCCCGCCGACGATCGGCTTCCTCGCCGACTGGTACTCGCTGCCGGTCGCGCTCACCACGGTCGCGGCGCTGGCCGCCGTGGCGGCCGTCGTCGCGTACGGCACGCGGAACGCCGCGCGCACGGCCGGAAGCTGA
- a CDS encoding ROK family protein, whose protein sequence is MTQTRTRLERGRSALGPALALVHTGRAPTRAVLTAELGVTRATAGAVAAELEALGLIQVDSRPLGAAGAQGRPSHRLSIAPHGPVALAAQVHADGFRAALVGLGGQTVATAPGCMTVPADPAHVIDAVVEAGARLLSETGRRCVGAGLAVPSAVAEPEGTALNPLHVAWPAGAPVRELFNRSLAAAGIRGDDGEPVTGFAGNDVNLAALAEHRHGAGGGAQHLLCVATGHRGVGGALVLDGRLHTGSAGLALEVGHLTVNPEGPPCHCGSRGCLDIEADPLAFLTAAGREPGPEVSLLQQARDLLREEYATAPSVRAATEQLIDRLGLGLAGLVNILNPDRIILGGLHRELLEADPERLRAVVAERSLWGRSGGVPILPCTLDHNSLVGAAELAWQPVLDDPLAALGVG, encoded by the coding sequence GTGACCCAGACACGGACAAGGCTCGAGCGCGGCCGAAGCGCTCTTGGCCCGGCACTGGCACTCGTCCACACCGGCCGTGCGCCCACCCGCGCCGTGCTCACCGCCGAGCTCGGGGTGACCCGAGCGACCGCGGGCGCCGTCGCCGCCGAGTTGGAGGCGCTCGGCCTGATCCAGGTCGACTCGCGGCCGCTCGGGGCCGCCGGGGCACAGGGCCGTCCCTCCCACCGGCTGTCGATCGCGCCTCACGGGCCGGTCGCGCTCGCCGCCCAGGTGCACGCCGACGGCTTCCGCGCGGCGCTGGTCGGACTCGGGGGGCAGACCGTGGCCACCGCCCCCGGCTGCATGACCGTGCCCGCCGACCCGGCGCACGTCATCGACGCGGTCGTCGAGGCCGGTGCCCGGCTGCTGAGTGAGACCGGCCGCCGCTGTGTGGGCGCGGGGCTCGCCGTCCCGTCCGCGGTCGCCGAACCGGAGGGCACCGCCCTGAACCCGCTGCACGTCGCCTGGCCGGCGGGCGCTCCGGTCCGCGAGCTGTTCAACCGCAGCCTGGCGGCGGCCGGGATCCGTGGCGACGACGGCGAGCCGGTCACCGGCTTCGCGGGCAATGACGTCAACCTGGCAGCGCTCGCCGAACATCGCCATGGCGCGGGCGGCGGCGCTCAGCATCTGCTCTGCGTCGCCACCGGGCACCGGGGCGTCGGTGGCGCGCTGGTGCTCGACGGACGGCTGCACACCGGCAGTGCGGGGCTCGCCCTCGAGGTGGGCCATCTGACCGTCAACCCCGAGGGACCGCCCTGCCACTGCGGCAGCCGCGGCTGTCTGGACATCGAGGCCGATCCGCTCGCCTTCCTCACGGCGGCCGGGCGCGAACCGGGCCCGGAGGTGTCCCTCTTGCAGCAGGCCCGCGATCTGCTGCGCGAGGAGTACGCCACGGCACCGTCCGTAAGGGCGGCCACCGAGCAGCTCATCGACCGCCTCGGCCTGGGGCTCGCCGGTCTGGTCAACATCCTCAACCCGGACCGGATCATCCTCGGCGGGCTGCACCGCGAGCTCCTGGAGGCCGACCCGGAGCGGCTGCGCGCCGTGGTGGCGGAGCGCAGCCTGTGGGGCCGGAGTGGGGGCGTACCGATCCTGCCGTGCACGCTGGACCACAACAGCCTGGTCGGAGCGGCGGAGCTGGCGTGGCAGCCGGTCCTGGACGACCCGCTGGCGGCCCTGGGCGTGGGCTGA
- a CDS encoding DUF4865 family protein, producing MLAMQYRITLPADYDMKIIRHRVETKGPLLDDFSGLGLKAYGIRERGVDGSPVHQYAPFYLWTAPEAMNRFLWGPGFQGIVRDFGRPPVEHWQGLGFERGPAAGAMPRAATRHAEPVPATDPASAVEDALVRLAERARKDGVHTTALGIDPRGWELIHFTLWEESAPPSEPGDRYQVLHLSTPDVDALPRGRHW from the coding sequence ATGCTCGCCATGCAGTACCGGATCACCCTGCCCGCCGACTACGACATGAAGATCATCCGGCATCGGGTGGAGACGAAGGGACCGCTGCTCGACGACTTCTCGGGGCTGGGCCTCAAGGCCTACGGGATCCGGGAGCGCGGTGTGGACGGCTCGCCGGTCCATCAGTACGCCCCGTTCTATCTGTGGACCGCGCCCGAGGCCATGAACCGGTTTCTGTGGGGCCCCGGATTCCAGGGCATCGTCCGGGACTTCGGCAGACCCCCGGTCGAGCACTGGCAGGGGCTCGGCTTCGAGCGGGGCCCGGCCGCGGGCGCCATGCCACGCGCCGCCACCCGCCACGCCGAGCCGGTCCCGGCCACCGATCCCGCCTCCGCCGTCGAGGACGCGCTGGTACGGCTGGCCGAGCGCGCCCGTAAGGACGGCGTCCACACCACGGCCCTCGGCATCGACCCGCGCGGCTGGGAGCTGATCCACTTCACGCTCTGGGAGGAGTCGGCACCGCCCTCGGAGCCGGGTGACCGCTACCAGGTGCTCCATCTGTCGACCCCGGACGTGGACGCGCTTCCCCGGGGGCGGCACTGGTGA
- a CDS encoding SHOCT domain-containing protein, which translates to MNTLAHGFADGDGPGPWILLFPLMWALVVGGAVFVLRRAGWRGRAPWRHGPGPVDFGERSPIAVLGRRFAAGEIDEDEYWRRLSVLDEQFGRHATKGGAL; encoded by the coding sequence ATGAACACCCTGGCGCACGGCTTCGCCGACGGCGATGGCCCCGGACCCTGGATTCTGCTCTTCCCGCTGATGTGGGCGCTGGTCGTCGGCGGCGCGGTCTTCGTGCTGCGGCGCGCCGGATGGCGCGGACGCGCCCCCTGGCGGCACGGTCCCGGCCCCGTGGACTTCGGCGAGCGATCGCCGATCGCGGTGCTGGGCCGTCGCTTCGCGGCCGGTGAGATCGACGAGGACGAGTACTGGCGCCGACTGTCCGTCCTGGACGAGCAGTTCGGCCGTCATGCGACGAAGGGCGGGGCCCTCTGA